The following DNA comes from Bacillota bacterium.
CGAAAAAGCAATGCGCTATGCTATAAAAAAAGAACCTGATATTTTCGATGTTAACAAACTCACTGAATATTCAAACTACTTGCCAAAGACATGCGCACTTAAACTGTTTGATAGAGAAATTTATGAATATTCGCTTACAGAACAATGGTCAAAAGATTTTTGCTCACAATTTTTAAATTATGACGATTTTAGCAGAAGAGGTCTGGGCGTCGCCGTAATCTACGGGGGCAAACCAGTTTCAGGCGCCTCTTCTTATACCGTATATAACGGTGGAATAGAGATCGAAGTGGATACTTCCCCCGAATTTCGGCAAAAGGGGTTTGCTTCCGCCTGCTGCGCGGGGTTGATTTTAGAATGTTTAAAGCGTGGACTATATCCAAGCTGGGATGCACATGATTTGCGTTCTGCCTCGTTGGCGCAAAAACTGGGGTATCACTTGGATCATCCATATACAGTTTACATTCAAAAGTAGTTATTTTGTTTTTGTTTTGTCGAGTATGGAAATATTCGGTCGTTTTGTACTATAATATCCTTTACAAAAAATAAGGTAATCAAAAAAGGAACTTTAGATTATGATTATTGACATTCACGCCCATGCCGCTGGCAACTACGGTTCAGCTGAATCCATAAAAAATACGGCTGCAAATTATAATTTGGAGAAAGTCGTATTATGTACAAGTCCCAAAAACATTCATGATCTGCCGAAGCCGCCGAGTCTTCCTATTAAACAGACGCCCGACAGCATCTATATTATGAACCGCATGAACCGGATGGCTTACAACCATTTTTTCAAAGATAACGGCGACGGGAATAAATTTGTCTATGAATTAAAAAATCAGCTTCCCGAACTTATCACCCAGTTTCTATGGGTAAACCCGCTTGACGTCGGGCATATCAATAACCTGGAAAATAATATTCGTGCATATCAGCCGAAGGGCATCAAACTTCAACAATCATGGAATAAATTTAAAATCGACGGCGTTGAATTTAAAAAACTTGTCGATATTGCGTCGTCGCACAAACTGCCTGTCTTTATTCATATTTATTCAAAAAAGGAAGTTCTGAAGCTGACGAGATTTATCAAGGAAAACCCGGATGCAACATTCATAATAGGTCATTTGATCGGAACCAATCTTTTTAAAGAAAGCCGCGTAAATTTAAAAAACGTCTACTTTGATACTTCAAGCTCAGATAGGATTCAGGGCAGTGACATTATGCAGGCGATCGACGATTTCGGCTATGACCATATAGTTTTCGGCACAGACACCCCCTATGCAAGCATTGACGACCAGATTGAAAAAATAGTGCGTCTGAATCTATCGGACAACATTAAGGAGCATATTTTCAGCCTGAACGCGAAAAAAATCCTATCTATATGATTTACCTGCAAGGGAGAATTTAATGGACAGATATATACCTGCGACTTTTACGAACATGTGCATGATATATGACGAAGGAAAGATTTTAGTGCAGGACAGAGTTGACGAAAAGTGGCCTGGGATCACATTCCCCGGCGGTCATGTGGAAAATGGCGAGTCATTCACTGAATCGGTTATTCGTGAAGTATGCGAAGAAACGGGATTAACTATTGAAAACCCCGTTTTATGCGGCATAAAGGAATGGCAAAACGAAAATTTGAGCAGATATGTGGTTTTGCTTTATAAAGCTAATAAATTTTCCGGAAAACTGACTTCTTCAGACGAAGGAAAGGTTTTCTGGGTTGACAGAGCTGATTTAAAGAATTATAGACTTGCTAAAGATTTTGAAGATATGCTTAAAGTTTTCGAAGAAGATAATTTAAGTGAATTCTATTACTGTAAAAAACAAAGCGGATGGGGAAAAAGGATATACTGAGATAAAGCTAGTGGGCGAATTTACAAGATATTTTAAGAATTATTATGATTTTCCGCTTTACAACACGATTTATTTCCAAAATCGATATTTGTTTTAAAAAAAGTCTTGCAAAAAATTTTATATCATAATATGCTCTTCTCAGACATCGATGTACTAAGAATTATAAGGAGAAAAACCTGCGCAGAAAATGCAAAATTATGATATTTGGCGAAAAGAGTCATAGCATGTTTGAAATCAGTGATTCAGACAAATCAAAACTTTACGATGTTATTGTTAAGGAATACGATAATATATGCGGGATTGTAATCGTGAAGGATGGAAACGTTGTATATCGTCAATCCTTTAACGGTTATGATATGTGCACTCCCATCCATGTGGCGTCTCTCACCAAAAGCATCCTGTCGGCACTGACCGGGATAGCTGTTGAGCAGGGATATATGAAGTCAGTAAATCAAAAAGTAATTTCATTTTTCCCCGATTATAAGTTCAAAGATCAATGCGATAATCGTGACTCGGCAACTATTGAAAACCTTTTGAATATGACCGTCCCCTATTCCTTTGCGGATTTTGAAGAGCCACTCGAGGCTTTTTCAATGTCACAAGACTGGGTTCGATTTGCTTTAGAAATGATTGATAAAAACGGAACGATCGGCAATTTCAAATATTCTACAGAGGGCGCTCATTTACTGTCAGCCATTCTTACACGTGCAACCGGAAAAAGCACACGTGAATTTGCAAATGAAGTCCTGTTCAAGCCGGTTGGAATGGCAGAAATAGAACTGCACCTGCTGACTGCCGCTGATATGAGTTTTGACACACTTTTCGGAAAGGATCTGAAAGGATGGGCAAATGACCCACAGGGAATTACAACAGGCGGCTGGGGAATTACACTGACGCCGGACGATATGGCACGGTTCGGCTCGCTTTATCTTAATCATGGTTTCTGGAACGGGAAGCAAGTTATTCCTAAAGCATGGGTGTCCGCATGCAGCACCGCAAACCAAAATCACTATGCCTACATGTGGTGGCAGCTTGCTTTCGGAAACCTCCCTGCCTTCGCCGCGATGGGTGACGGCGGCAATATCATCTGCTGCATTCCTGAAAAACAACTGGTGATTGCAGTTGCATCTGCATTTATGATGAATCCTAAGGACAGATGTATCCTAATAGGCGAGCATATTCTTCCGCTTCTTGATTAGCTATTTTCAAGCAGCAGTAATCAGAATCGAGGTAAAGCTATGGGCGAATATACAAGAGAAGAATTAGAAGAAGCTCTGAAAATTGTTTCTTCAACCATCAGCAACTGTGAAAAAGCACAGCCAAAATTTGCGGAAGGCACCTCGCAGTATACACTCCTTAAAAACAGGATAAAGGCACTGTATATTTCAAAATCATTATTAACAGATGAAAATGCGGACAAATATACGAATGAAGAATTGACAGATGCCCTGCGCCCCGTGTCTTCTATTATTAGTAAATGCGAAAAAGCGCAGCTGAAATTTGCGAAAGGCACCTCTTTTCACACCCGCTTTGGGAACATGATAATGGCAATGCATACTGCAAAATCTCTGATAACAGATGAAATCAGTAATCGAAATAATTTACACCATGAGTAAACAGCATGTGAATCTTTTTTACAGTTTATTATTATTTCACAATTCTTGTTTTGGACATCTAGCTTTTACTTCAATCCGAACAAAATATGAATTGCAAAATTTGTCATTAAATAAGCTATGTACAGGAGTTTGACCTGCACATAGCTTTTGATTTTTTATCCGGAAACAGCCTCTCTCGTAAATGGTTATTCATAAAGTTTAGAGGCTTTAATTATGTTTTTTGATTTTCAATCTGATTAAATCAAAAATCAATCCGGTAATAGCACACAGTAAAAGACCTGCAATACTAATTCTAAAGGAAGACTCAGTAAATGTCATAATCTTTAGAATATCAATATTAAATATTAACCCTATGCCCTCATATATTGCAACTATTATCAACGCAATTATGCCATTAACGAGTATTCTTTTTTTCAAGCTTAATTCCTGCTTTCCCTATTCGATTATTCTTGCCTTAGATAGTGCCGCTTTTGCTTAATCATCACTTTCTTTTTCGGATTCTTCCTCAAGTTTGCTGCAAATTTTATTATATCGTTTAACGAAGTGTTCACCCAATAAAAAGTTTCCTGTCATAATAATTACAAAAAAGAAAATGCAATTCACAATGATTCCAAGCGAATGATTTATATAGTAATCGAATTTTAATCCATAATTAAGAGATGCTTCGAGCAGCGAAAAAAGCGCCGCCCAAACGCCGGATTTAATTGCATACTGTTTGTATCTTACATGCTTTTCTTTTGCAGATGTTCCCGTCGGAAGGCGCTTGTGGGTTATTGTCCAGGGCAGCATAGCCTCCGCTCTGTCCTTTCTCGCAAATATCAACACGGCAGTGATAAGCATTATCAGTCCAAAATCCCACCCCATGTTTTGAAGTTTTCCTATACTAGCCTTGACAATTATCTCAATCAAAATGTATGCATACGTCGCCAACACGGCCCATGCGCATGCCATGCGGGCGTTATTGGCCGAGCGCTCGTCTTGTTTTAATTGATTTACTGAATGTTGCTTTAATAAACTATTATCGATTTTTTTCATTTTTCGTCCTCCCAAAACAGATCATTTAATGTTTTCCCGGTTGCACGGCAAATAGCAATGCACAGATTAAGTGTAGGATTGTAACGGCCGCTCTCAATCAGACCAATCGTCTGCCTGGTAACGCCAACCGCATCAGCCAAATCTTCCTGTGACATGTCACATTCCACCCTCGCTATCCTTATTTTTTTATTTTTCAATCCATATCACTTCCCTTATTGCATATTATATGCTATATATTTCAAAATGCAATATATAAATTGCATTTTGTTGTAATTTAATTCGATTTGCTTGACAATCTAACAAGTGTTAGGTGGAGGCATACATGGAAGAAAGCAGCACAAAAGAACTTATTACACAGTCGGCACTTGCGATGTTTGAAAAATCCGGTTATAAGTC
Coding sequences within:
- a CDS encoding serine hydrolase, with product MFEISDSDKSKLYDVIVKEYDNICGIVIVKDGNVVYRQSFNGYDMCTPIHVASLTKSILSALTGIAVEQGYMKSVNQKVISFFPDYKFKDQCDNRDSATIENLLNMTVPYSFADFEEPLEAFSMSQDWVRFALEMIDKNGTIGNFKYSTEGAHLLSAILTRATGKSTREFANEVLFKPVGMAEIELHLLTAADMSFDTLFGKDLKGWANDPQGITTGGWGITLTPDDMARFGSLYLNHGFWNGKQVIPKAWVSACSTANQNHYAYMWWQLAFGNLPAFAAMGDGGNIICCIPEKQLVIAVASAFMMNPKDRCILIGEHILPLLD
- a CDS encoding 8-oxo-dGTP diphosphatase — translated: MDRYIPATFTNMCMIYDEGKILVQDRVDEKWPGITFPGGHVENGESFTESVIREVCEETGLTIENPVLCGIKEWQNENLSRYVVLLYKANKFSGKLTSSDEGKVFWVDRADLKNYRLAKDFEDMLKVFEEDNLSEFYYCKKQSGWGKRIY
- a CDS encoding amidohydrolase family protein, producing the protein MIIDIHAHAAGNYGSAESIKNTAANYNLEKVVLCTSPKNIHDLPKPPSLPIKQTPDSIYIMNRMNRMAYNHFFKDNGDGNKFVYELKNQLPELITQFLWVNPLDVGHINNLENNIRAYQPKGIKLQQSWNKFKIDGVEFKKLVDIASSHKLPVFIHIYSKKEVLKLTRFIKENPDATFIIGHLIGTNLFKESRVNLKNVYFDTSSSDRIQGSDIMQAIDDFGYDHIVFGTDTPYASIDDQIEKIVRLNLSDNIKEHIFSLNAKKILSI
- a CDS encoding helix-turn-helix transcriptional regulator yields the protein MKNKKIRIARVECDMSQEDLADAVGVTRQTIGLIESGRYNPTLNLCIAICRATGKTLNDLFWEDEK
- a CDS encoding GNAT family N-acetyltransferase, which codes for MADLLKIAPLFSGWEETMIWSCLQGCMGYATADDEENPSAALITVGDFCFLAGAPNFALVAGTTAPIIVPQNDQWGNVIECVWGNRVEKAMRYAIKKEPDIFDVNKLTEYSNYLPKTCALKLFDREIYEYSLTEQWSKDFCSQFLNYDDFSRRGLGVAVIYGGKPVSGASSYTVYNGGIEIEVDTSPEFRQKGFASACCAGLILECLKRGLYPSWDAHDLRSASLAQKLGYHLDHPYTVYIQK